GAGCAGGCAGAACAGGTAGCTGATAATTTTGCAGCAGCTTTTTATCTATTGGAATAAAATGCGTTTTTTAATGATTTTTATAAGCTTTACTTTGCTGTTGACCGCCTGTAAAAAAGAGTCGGGAGAGGAAAAAGATTTCCCTTTTGTGCCCGATTATCCAGCTGGTTTTCCGGAAATTAAATCACCGAAAAACAATCAGTTGACAGTAATGCGGGTTGAATTGGGACGGCAGCTTTTTCTCGATAAAAGATTGTCAAGAGATTCAAGTGTGGCATGCGTGAGTTGTCATTTGCCCGAAAAAGCATTAACAGATGGTCTGGCTCTGAGCGAAGGTGTTGAAGGGCGCAAAGGCATTCGCAATGCGCCCACTCTATTTAATATCGGCTATCACCCCTATTTTTTTAAAGATGGCGGAGTACCTACATTAGAGGCACAGGTAATTTCTCCTGTTGAAGACGAAAATGAAATGGATTTTTCTATTCCCGGAGCGGTAGATCGTCTGAAAGGCGATGCCAATTATGCAGCATTGGCAGAAAAAGCCTATGAAAGGCCTTTCGATGCATTTGTACTGACACGCGCCATTGCCGCATTTGAACGTACTTTGCTCAGTGGCAACTCAAAATTTGACCAAGTTACAGCAAATGATACTTCTGCGCTGAACGAATCGGAAAAAAGGGGATTGAAATTATTCTTCAGCGAAAAAACACAATGTAGCACCTGTCACAGTGGTTTTGATTTTACGGACTACAGTTTCAGGAACAATGGCCTGTATGCTGAATACCCGGATAAGGGCCGGGAAAGAATAAGCATTAACCCGGATGACAATGGCAAGTTCAAAGTACCCAGCCTGAGAAATGTGGAACATACGGCACCATATATGTTCGATGGAAGTTTAAGTACTTTGGAAGAAGTGGTAGAACATTATGCTTCAGGCGGAAAAGGGCATCCTAATCAGGATGAATTGATAAACGGTTTTGAAATAAATACTGAAGAAAAACAAGACCTTATAAATTTTTTAAAAGCATTGAGCGATACCAAAGCTATAAATGCAGTAAAAAACCAGTTACAATGAAAATATTCAGGCTATACATATACTTATTGATATTGCTTATACCAGTAGTGATATTTAATTCTTGTGAAAAAGACCCTCCAGATAAGGATGATAATAACGGAGAATACACTTATGACCCTACTCCATATAACCTTGAAAGACCACAGTCTTTTCCGCCACTTGAAATTCCTTCAGATAATCCATTAACGGAAGAGGGTATAAAGTTAGGGCGTATGTTATTTTACGATCCAATTTTATCGGTTGACAGTACCATAGCCTGCGCGAGCTGCCACAAGCAGGAAAACGCATTTACTGACCCGCGCAGGTTTTCACAAGGAGTGCACGGAACCGAAGGCGTTAGAAATTCCATGCCGCTGTTTAATCTCGTCTGGCACTCCAGTTTTTTCTGGGATGGCCGTGCAGGAACTATTGAGGAACAAATCTTCCACCCCGTAGTTGACCCTGATGAAATGGGGGCTAAATGGACTTCAGCAGTTCAAAGGCTAAAAAACCACAAAGATTATCCCAGGTTACTCTACAATGCATTTGGGACACTTGATATTGACAGTACCCATGTTTCAAAATCCATTGCCCAGTTTTTAAGGATTATACTGTCATATAATTCAAGGCATGATAAATTCCAAAGAGGTGAGCTTTTTGGTACCGTAGATGAATTTACTGATTCTGAATCCAATGGATTAGATCTGATATTGGATGATCAACGGGAAAAAGCTGATTGCTTTCATTGCCACGGAAATATTTTGTTCAATGATGTGAGTCCCAATGATCAATTCAGAAACAATGGCCTTGTTGATGCAAGTGGCTCGGGAGATTTCAAACAGGATTTTAAGGAAAATAACAACTTAGCTGATCCTGGTAGAGGAGGTGTCAAGGGAAGTGGAAATGATATTGATCTTGGTAAATTCAAAGCACCTTCGCTCAGGAATATTGAACTCACTGCTCCCTATATGCACGATGGCCGCTTTCAAACCCTGGAAGAAGTCATAGATTTTTACAATGAGGGAGTACATACTGATGCCTATAATGTAGATGATCAAATGAACAAAGCCAACAGGGCTGATGGCAGCCTGGGGCTTACCGAACAGGAAAAAACCGACATAATCAATTATCTGAAAACATTAACAGATGAGGAACTGATTAACAACCCGGAATATTCCAACCCATTTAAGTAGAATATAGAAAAGTCCAATTTTGCAATGCAGGAAATTGACAAACAACTAACAAAGCACCCTGTTTTACTTGGTGTTTGTATTACAGCCTTGTCGCTTTTCCTGATTGTATTAAGCAACTTCATTCCCTTTGCAAATGAATGGGCATGGAAAATTGCTTCCACTGCTTTGCTCTTTTATGCAGTGACAAGCGTTATTTTCTCAATTAAACAGAAAAAATTCAGAAAATATATTTTTAAAACATTGCTCTCCTTCCTTTCAATGCTGCTACTGTTGGGCAGTGCCTCTTGGCTAATTTCCGATAATGCGTCAGAACATTTAAAATACTACAAGACCATTTATTTCTGTCAATTCGTATTCTTCCTGTTGATTATCGGCCTTGCAATATTGTTCAGAGGTATGCTGAAATTTGTAAGTGGAGACGAGCCACACAAGTTTTTCTGATCTCAGGCAGGAGATTTAAAGTCATCTTCAAAATCTGTATAATGCCTGTTTATTAAGTGCGCTTTTTGATTTTTGCTAAGGTATTTTTGTCTTCTTTTTTTCTTGATCTTTTTAATTGTAAACTGCTCTTTTTCTTCGAGCCTGCATTTGAAGTCAACTACTTTGCTTTTTCTTCTTGGATTTGGTTTAAAAAATTCCATAAAAATTAAGTGCGTTTGAAAAGGGTTAATAAATGGGTTTGTTTATACGGGTTTATTTGAAAAAGGTTTTTATAATCGGGAATAAAATACAACAATACTTCATCCAATCATTGCTTTTGAAATATTACCAAAAAACAGTAACTTTAAAAAGCTATTTTTTCAAATAAATACAACTGTAATGAAAACCAATCCCTTCTTATTAATAGCCCTGATCTTGATTTCATTGCTCTTGCTCAATTTCACTTTACCTGAAAAAAACTTTAAGCCCATTGGCACAGTGCAGGTAAATG
The sequence above is drawn from the Chitinophagales bacterium genome and encodes:
- a CDS encoding cytochrome c peroxidase is translated as MIFISFTLLLTACKKESGEEKDFPFVPDYPAGFPEIKSPKNNQLTVMRVELGRQLFLDKRLSRDSSVACVSCHLPEKALTDGLALSEGVEGRKGIRNAPTLFNIGYHPYFFKDGGVPTLEAQVISPVEDENEMDFSIPGAVDRLKGDANYAALAEKAYERPFDAFVLTRAIAAFERTLLSGNSKFDQVTANDTSALNESEKRGLKLFFSEKTQCSTCHSGFDFTDYSFRNNGLYAEYPDKGRERISINPDDNGKFKVPSLRNVEHTAPYMFDGSLSTLEEVVEHYASGGKGHPNQDELINGFEINTEEKQDLINFLKALSDTKAINAVKNQLQ
- a CDS encoding cytochrome c peroxidase; translated protein: MKIFRLYIYLLILLIPVVIFNSCEKDPPDKDDNNGEYTYDPTPYNLERPQSFPPLEIPSDNPLTEEGIKLGRMLFYDPILSVDSTIACASCHKQENAFTDPRRFSQGVHGTEGVRNSMPLFNLVWHSSFFWDGRAGTIEEQIFHPVVDPDEMGAKWTSAVQRLKNHKDYPRLLYNAFGTLDIDSTHVSKSIAQFLRIILSYNSRHDKFQRGELFGTVDEFTDSESNGLDLILDDQREKADCFHCHGNILFNDVSPNDQFRNNGLVDASGSGDFKQDFKENNNLADPGRGGVKGSGNDIDLGKFKAPSLRNIELTAPYMHDGRFQTLEEVIDFYNEGVHTDAYNVDDQMNKANRADGSLGLTEQEKTDIINYLKTLTDEELINNPEYSNPFK